Proteins from a single region of Catenulispora acidiphila DSM 44928:
- a CDS encoding phosphatase PAP2 family protein, producing MTATTKKRHQSSPTARARHVAESFSSRLAAADRALAAQAVKHRGPATVALARALSDGAEPHVIYPVLAIGAFISRTGAKDAGRAALTIATGMAVRRAVAQAVRRSRPPASRWLAEPNGFSLPSRHTAAAALAVGAACQAMHIPSSARTCAVAAASVGVGASRVILGVHWPGDVAAGWLLAKLWLRMFERTAPPITATYPTR from the coding sequence ATGACCGCCACCACGAAAAAGCGCCACCAAAGCAGCCCCACAGCCAGAGCTCGCCACGTCGCAGAGTCCTTCAGCAGTCGCCTTGCAGCGGCTGACCGGGCTCTGGCCGCACAGGCTGTCAAGCACCGAGGACCGGCTACGGTCGCCCTGGCCCGCGCGCTCAGCGACGGCGCCGAGCCTCACGTCATCTACCCGGTGCTGGCTATCGGCGCTTTCATCTCCCGCACCGGCGCAAAAGACGCAGGCCGTGCCGCACTCACCATCGCCACCGGCATGGCCGTCCGGCGAGCCGTTGCCCAGGCAGTCCGTCGGTCCCGCCCACCAGCTTCCCGCTGGCTGGCCGAACCCAACGGGTTCTCGCTGCCCTCACGACACACCGCCGCCGCCGCCCTGGCCGTCGGCGCAGCCTGCCAAGCCATGCACATCCCCAGTTCGGCCCGAACCTGCGCCGTCGCCGCTGCATCGGTCGGCGTCGGCGCCTCCCGAGTCATCCTCGGCGTGCACTGGCCCGGCGATGTTGCTGCCGGCTGGCTACTAGCCAAACTATGGCTACGAATGTTCGAACGCACCGCCCCGCCCATCACCGCCACCTACCCAACTCGGTGA
- a CDS encoding DUF262 domain-containing protein — MAEQSTFTVAQLIDQAERFDVPEVQRLFTARPEWVVLLIDSLYRGIGVGAPLLWSPREGAPDSRYRCESTADYWIIDGQGRLTGTLAAFGIRPPWIAGEQWEAMGGPEREVAVAFTPLGQTNFVQYKPGERCQIRLRDLLDPGPGGLSKLLRETTGTMPDAVMIETLAVLAQRLRDAAFHVYWQDGGLRNVVDAFIRHNQRGSGRFLSREECDLAVLALSCPGLQRDIIDPAVADVAAAGFPLTLDRRRIFAVMKVLTPVKLRMCMADNPDRLRAVAYTAVAGARAVAEYLSRCGIAGDELFARRPLALVLATLFARFPQSASRDFARRWLAQALASGRYDFGGNQFADSDASAVARCTTLDDAETVLAARIAQFTEPQLDPEDLTTSHSAAGKAWTLYALACHAQTCGPVSDLADPTIGAGDPALQLHPLWPHTASRTRRTLAAYAMMTEASAERIAAVGGFTVDAYLDLRCSDQSLHAQQICRPSSDTDVEEVVRHRTVALVDMIGGFLARLEPLAPPPLVGADVALPRALETA; from the coding sequence GTGGCCGAGCAGTCGACGTTCACTGTTGCCCAGTTGATCGATCAGGCGGAGCGGTTCGACGTCCCGGAGGTACAGCGCCTTTTCACCGCTCGACCCGAGTGGGTCGTCCTGCTCATTGACTCCCTTTACCGAGGGATCGGGGTTGGCGCGCCTCTCCTGTGGAGTCCGCGCGAGGGTGCCCCAGATTCCCGCTATCGGTGTGAATCGACAGCCGATTATTGGATTATCGACGGGCAGGGGCGCCTTACTGGAACGCTGGCCGCCTTCGGGATCCGGCCGCCGTGGATCGCCGGCGAGCAGTGGGAAGCCATGGGTGGTCCGGAGCGCGAGGTGGCGGTGGCGTTCACCCCGCTCGGCCAAACTAATTTCGTACAGTACAAGCCTGGTGAGCGTTGCCAGATCCGGCTTCGCGATCTGCTTGATCCGGGGCCAGGGGGACTGTCAAAGCTGCTGCGTGAGACGACTGGGACTATGCCGGACGCTGTGATGATCGAGACGCTCGCCGTACTCGCTCAACGGTTGCGCGATGCGGCGTTCCATGTGTACTGGCAGGACGGTGGTCTGCGCAATGTCGTCGACGCGTTCATCCGGCACAATCAGAGGGGCTCGGGGCGATTCCTGTCCCGTGAAGAGTGTGACCTGGCAGTTCTGGCCCTATCGTGCCCAGGGCTGCAACGGGACATCATCGACCCGGCTGTGGCTGATGTCGCCGCTGCCGGCTTCCCCCTGACTCTGGATCGGCGCCGCATCTTCGCAGTCATGAAGGTCCTGACGCCGGTGAAACTACGCATGTGCATGGCGGACAACCCCGATCGGCTGCGGGCTGTCGCATATACCGCCGTAGCCGGGGCCCGAGCTGTAGCCGAGTACCTATCGCGCTGCGGGATCGCGGGCGACGAACTGTTCGCCCGCCGTCCACTGGCGTTGGTACTCGCGACGTTGTTCGCCCGCTTCCCGCAGTCTGCCTCACGCGACTTCGCCCGACGCTGGCTGGCCCAGGCGCTGGCCTCAGGACGATACGACTTCGGAGGCAACCAGTTCGCCGACAGCGACGCCTCCGCGGTCGCCCGCTGTACGACTCTGGACGACGCCGAAACCGTCCTGGCGGCTCGGATCGCGCAATTCACTGAACCGCAGCTTGACCCGGAGGACCTGACCACCAGCCACTCCGCCGCCGGCAAGGCCTGGACACTTTACGCTCTGGCCTGCCACGCACAGACCTGCGGCCCGGTCAGCGATCTGGCCGATCCCACGATCGGCGCCGGCGACCCGGCACTGCAGTTGCACCCCTTGTGGCCACACACAGCCAGCAGGACTCGCCGCACCTTGGCCGCCTACGCGATGATGACCGAGGCCAGCGCGGAGCGCATCGCGGCGGTCGGAGGGTTCACCGTAGATGCCTACCTGGACCTTCGTTGCTCGGACCAATCACTACACGCCCAACAAATCTGTCGCCCCAGCTCCGATACCGACGTCGAGGAAGTGGTTCGTCACCGGACGGTCGCCCTCGTCGACATGATCGGCGGCTTTCTAGCGCGACTTGAACCGCTGGCACCCCCACCCTTGGTCGGCGCGGACGTTGCACTGCCACGCGCGCTGGAAACCGCGTGA
- a CDS encoding helicase-related protein, which yields MSHTHTPKPPAVVTNGDGASVLTAAGNWLSDMAPGSQGSVVSLAAGYLSIHGLMLLTGRLRALLDNGATLRLLFGVAPTGTAAVTVDAGDKDIADLPELLAADEGALRAEIAGIPMSAANASRLADLLSVLSHKDVEIRRFERGFFHAKAIVADYPVGAVALVGSFNLTRGGMLSNIELGVGVARSQGRAVAEQVHGWWNQSEPYDLNELISTLFLLAPIELVYLRILSALFAEELAVCASPIGLTGFQEAAVAKALLTLRHRGGVLLADDVGLGKSYIIADLARRETIAEVGTARIALFCPAHLKPMWLAYKNRWNLHVDIHSYNALSDMYKKVRRGGGVWHQYSMIICDESHYLNNRDRKRYKALVDLLAAKGRRPKIILATATPANNSGEDLATQLNLACPFPETGRPRAHGWSPWPTVRMSRTRLFDLCRHATKLPKPVLRDLHAEIDALTVRRTRPFIKATWASPAKSLQFPVVRQHALYYQLGDQMRDLFADVLDAATIGPAAKDDQFRAAMRDLRGPTARVRPLTLAAFMPQCYALDEAPPLWTDLLPALMKIALLKRIESSTAAFAVTAAVLAQRTQEAIDELDRRDRVRITIGRERRDRLQDLMAALLDQGADRERIDAIFTNLLDGDSKLGPAGGIPHSMYRAAHRFDRERLSQDLQADRDTLEQFAARAAAATAAGDPKADAYTTLLDAIAGKTLTFAAARATTADLGLRIDAHLGAGGAPHYAGRFATIGTKDPPTKATVARILAGYCPKTASATEALGTRRSRDEYDLLLAGDGISEGVNLQQTRVIINYDLPWAPGRLAQRIGRADRIGSPHKVIDVYTVLPDQVLDAYLRLMDTLAAKAETAAVLVGSTTALFPGAAIRPLNFTAMYEDLVKPDSEPVIDVPPSETRRAVARRAHDEPTVARRLAEATTWAGAIHPEPADDPVAVFCFELHGVEGQAAVPVLCLVGAGRRLGFITTDPEVCLAEIEVDPTDWMEQVAAGTHTDLRVPTPPAAHQLIFELCARAKSDLASTYGIDHDHLDERLRLVGWILRPDKNMARAARDKCCY from the coding sequence GTGAGCCATACCCATACTCCGAAGCCGCCAGCGGTTGTCACCAACGGCGACGGAGCCTCCGTCCTTACCGCGGCGGGGAACTGGCTGTCCGATATGGCTCCTGGATCGCAAGGCTCAGTCGTATCACTGGCCGCCGGATACCTGAGCATCCACGGCCTGATGCTACTGACCGGCCGGCTGAGGGCTCTGCTGGACAATGGGGCAACGCTTCGGCTGCTGTTCGGTGTCGCCCCGACCGGCACGGCAGCCGTCACCGTCGATGCTGGGGACAAGGACATCGCCGACCTGCCCGAGCTGCTGGCCGCGGACGAAGGCGCGCTGCGCGCCGAGATCGCAGGGATCCCGATGTCAGCGGCCAACGCCAGCCGCCTGGCTGACTTGCTCAGCGTGCTGTCCCACAAGGATGTCGAGATCCGACGATTTGAGCGTGGCTTCTTTCACGCCAAGGCTATTGTCGCGGACTATCCAGTTGGCGCGGTTGCCCTAGTCGGTTCCTTCAACCTGACTCGTGGCGGCATGCTCAGCAACATCGAACTCGGTGTCGGTGTCGCTCGTTCCCAGGGCCGGGCGGTGGCCGAACAGGTCCACGGCTGGTGGAACCAATCCGAGCCCTACGACCTCAACGAACTCATCTCCACTCTGTTTCTGCTGGCTCCCATCGAACTCGTGTATCTACGGATCCTCTCCGCGCTGTTCGCCGAGGAACTCGCGGTGTGTGCCTCGCCGATCGGGCTTACCGGTTTCCAGGAGGCAGCGGTTGCCAAAGCGCTGCTCACACTTCGCCACCGTGGCGGCGTGCTGCTGGCTGACGACGTCGGCCTTGGCAAGAGCTATATCATCGCCGACCTCGCCCGTCGTGAAACGATCGCCGAAGTAGGCACTGCCCGGATCGCGCTATTCTGCCCCGCGCACCTGAAACCCATGTGGCTGGCCTACAAGAACCGTTGGAATCTGCATGTTGACATCCACAGCTACAACGCTCTGTCTGATATGTACAAGAAGGTCCGCCGTGGCGGCGGAGTCTGGCATCAATATTCGATGATCATCTGCGACGAGTCGCACTACTTGAACAATCGCGACCGCAAGCGTTACAAAGCACTGGTAGACCTCCTTGCGGCCAAGGGCAGACGCCCAAAGATCATCCTGGCCACTGCCACGCCAGCCAACAACAGTGGCGAAGATTTGGCAACGCAACTCAACCTCGCCTGCCCGTTCCCAGAGACCGGACGTCCCCGCGCCCATGGCTGGTCGCCGTGGCCGACCGTGCGCATGTCCAGAACTCGGCTGTTCGACCTGTGCCGCCATGCGACCAAGCTGCCGAAGCCCGTCTTGAGGGACCTCCACGCTGAGATCGATGCCCTCACCGTGCGGCGCACTCGCCCGTTCATCAAGGCGACATGGGCCAGTCCCGCCAAAAGCCTGCAATTCCCTGTCGTGCGGCAGCACGCCCTCTACTACCAACTCGGCGACCAGATGCGCGACCTGTTCGCCGACGTGCTGGACGCAGCAACCATCGGGCCGGCGGCCAAGGACGATCAGTTCCGAGCCGCCATGCGAGACCTGCGCGGACCGACCGCGCGGGTCAGGCCACTGACGCTGGCGGCGTTCATGCCCCAGTGCTACGCACTCGACGAGGCGCCGCCATTGTGGACCGATCTCCTGCCGGCCCTGATGAAGATCGCCCTTCTGAAACGGATCGAATCTTCCACCGCGGCCTTCGCTGTCACCGCCGCTGTCCTGGCTCAACGTACCCAGGAAGCAATCGACGAGCTCGATCGGCGTGACCGCGTCCGCATTACCATTGGCCGCGAACGCCGCGATCGTTTGCAGGACCTCATGGCTGCGCTGCTCGACCAAGGCGCGGACCGGGAGCGCATCGACGCCATCTTCACAAACCTGCTAGATGGGGACAGCAAGCTCGGACCGGCAGGCGGCATCCCGCACTCGATGTACCGTGCCGCGCACCGATTCGACCGCGAACGCTTGTCGCAGGACCTGCAGGCCGACCGGGACACGCTCGAACAGTTCGCTGCACGCGCCGCCGCTGCGACGGCCGCTGGCGATCCCAAGGCCGACGCGTACACCACGTTGCTGGACGCCATCGCTGGTAAGACGCTCACCTTCGCTGCGGCCCGGGCCACGACCGCCGACCTGGGATTGCGTATCGATGCCCACCTCGGCGCCGGCGGCGCGCCGCACTACGCTGGACGTTTCGCCACTATCGGTACGAAAGACCCGCCGACCAAAGCAACAGTTGCACGGATCCTGGCTGGCTACTGTCCCAAAACCGCCTCCGCAACGGAGGCCCTTGGGACTCGCCGCTCCCGTGACGAGTACGACTTATTGCTGGCCGGCGACGGAATCTCCGAAGGCGTCAACCTCCAGCAAACCCGCGTCATCATCAACTACGACCTGCCCTGGGCCCCCGGTCGACTCGCCCAGCGCATCGGACGTGCCGATCGCATTGGCTCACCCCACAAGGTCATCGACGTCTACACCGTTCTGCCAGACCAGGTGCTGGACGCTTACCTGCGGCTAATGGACACCCTTGCCGCTAAGGCCGAAACTGCCGCCGTCCTGGTCGGCTCCACCACCGCACTGTTCCCCGGAGCTGCCATTCGGCCGCTGAACTTCACTGCCATGTACGAAGATCTCGTCAAGCCCGACAGCGAGCCCGTCATCGATGTACCGCCGTCAGAAACGCGCCGAGCAGTTGCGCGGCGCGCGCACGATGAACCGACGGTCGCTCGCCGGTTGGCCGAAGCGACCACATGGGCCGGAGCAATTCACCCTGAACCTGCCGATGACCCAGTCGCAGTCTTCTGTTTTGAGCTGCACGGCGTCGAAGGTCAGGCCGCGGTGCCGGTCCTGTGCCTGGTTGGAGCCGGACGCCGCCTCGGC